The following coding sequences are from one Arachis hypogaea cultivar Tifrunner chromosome 7, arahy.Tifrunner.gnm2.J5K5, whole genome shotgun sequence window:
- the LOC112703771 gene encoding protein REDUCED CHLOROPLAST COVERAGE 3 isoform X2, with translation MAPRSGKGKSNKAKASKKKKEDKAIIEPSLVDIIVVTPYDSQVVLKGVSTDKIIDVRRLLAQNVETCHFTNYSLSHQVKGPRLNDRIQVVTLKPCFLRMVEEDYREESQAVEHVRRLLDIVSCTTRFSKPKPNHKPKKNGKAQLDNNIISSSPDKPNGGNGGGRRALHPAPMLSTFYDFFSFSHLSPPILHLKRRELKNADERREGDYFELQIKICNGKVVEVVASEKGFYSLGKRSLRTHSLLHLLQHLTRAFANAYGALMKAFLARNKFGNLPLGLRANTWLLPPSTWNYPADEDEYCGGQGRNGQHDLRPWAKEFATLACLPCETEEEREVRDRKAFLLHNLFLDTSISKAVAAINHVITSKLKCSPGSIVHEDYVGDLSIVVKRDAADTILKHDDSKQEEQAQKNLLKGLTADENVFVHDTASLTVVVVQLCGYTATVRVVGDTNMSKSEPQDIEIDDQQDGEVNALNISSLRLLLHHQSAVDADQLEGSVTSLSNLGDSDSSKYLVRKKVQESLEKLKEEAVLPKRSIRWELGSSWIQHLQKQEISKDNISKKDSGNETAQNINGLGKKFKSLKRREKEETSIGGTDLTGPNDYQLVHVNGSSDKVEAITDDLENFTELKKLLSHTAFLHLKKVDELITMAHDYYDEIALPKLVMEFGSLEISPVDGRTLTDFMHLRGIQMASLGEVVKLAVDLPHIQSLCIHEMVTRAFKHLLKAVIASVDYVEDLSSVIASTLNFLFGGFQMRPSDQTNLSDDHYLRIEWLRVVISKKFGWTLNDEFQQLRKLSVLRGLCHKVGLELVTRDYDLDSPMPFKKYDIISMVPVCKHVTCFSVDGRNLLESAKIAVDKGKNVEAVHYGIKALVKMMAVCGTYNRITASAYNLLAVVLYQAGYGNQATIYQQKAVDINERELGLDHPDTIKSYGDLSVFYYRMQQYELALKYINRTLFLLHFTCGLFHPNTAAAYINVAMVEEAIGNNDLALRYIHEALKCNIRLLGPDHIQTATCYHAIAIALSYMEAYSLSVQHEQTNLEILQKKLGSEDIRTQEAAACLEFLQSKALEQQEAGKSGSSKSDASIASKGHLSVSDLLDFISPELDSNRNEHAQRKQQRGKILLPISDQNLQREDAPSNVGVVYDGLEYATGMAENKTEERSGMVDYEILNKNGNNVPMYSPPVSSESIHQEEISSDEGWQEANSKGRSGNTANSKFGRRGSHLSKLSTTVIRKSPQKSSSRFLSKILSSSRQSKPENLAFKEDSTGQLSPTKPTRAKSSGSPAALSFMASKSISYKEVAVAPPGTVLKPLLEKIIVNTDNVTKGDYCQGESQHEKSSSEAEEVSVASDDARHTQKNASKISAAAKPFNPSSGTLSILDHSDSGSVTNLHDANANQGMHVETRDRSGYGDTRRIMNPHAPEFVPRNALQMETTANVSKAEIARQILFSLLVKSAQQNNDSFAECNDENNDSFAECNDEKNAVMPHSTEKEKEIDMSKQKNGDGEGFTVVKRRRRSRNKFTDGLYSQQSPICASVL, from the exons ATGGCCCCCAGATCAGGGAAAGGGAAATCTAACAAAGCTAAGGCctcgaagaagaaaaaggaagataaaG CAATAATAGAGCCTTCCTTAGTTGACATAATTGTGGTCACCCCATATGACTCACAAGTTGTTCTCAAG GGTGTATCTACTGATAAGATAATTGATGTGAGAAGGTTGCTTGCTCAGAATGTGGAGACATGCCACTTTACCAATTATTCTCTATCACACCAG GTGAAGGGGCCGAGACTAAATGACAGAATACAAGTTGTCACTTTGAAGCCATGCTTTCTGAGAATGGTTGAGG AGGATTATAGAGAGGAGTCCCAAGCAGTTGAACACGTGCGCCGACTATTGGATATCGTTTCGTGCACAACAAGGTTCTCCAAGCCCAAACCCAACCACAAGCCCAAGAAGAATGGAAAGGCCCAATTAGACAACAACATCATTTCCAGCTCACCGGACAAACCCAACGGCGGCAACGGCGGCGGCAGGCGTGCCCTCCACCCAGCGCCGATGCTCTCAACATTCTACGACTTCTTCTCATTCTCTCACCTCTCTCCTCCCATTTTAC ATTTGAAGAGGCGTGAGCTGAAGAATGCAGATGAAAGACGTGAGGGAGACTACTTTGAACTTCAG ATTAAGATATGCAATGGGAAGGTAGTAGAGGTGGTTGCATCAGAGAAAGGGTTCTACTCTCTTGGAAAGCGCTCCCTTCGGACCCACTCTTTACTTCATCTTCTCCAACACCTCACCAGAGCTTTCGCTAAC GCATATGGCGCTCTCATGAAAGCTTTTCTTGCACGCAATAAG TTTGGGAATCTTCCACTTGGGTTGCGAGCTAATACATGGCTTCTCCCTCCATCTACTTGGAACTATCCTGCTGATGAGGATGAATACTGTGGCGGTCAGGGGCGAAATGGTCAACATGATCTTAGGCCATGGGCTAAAGAGTTTGCTACTCTGGCTTGTCTTCCTTGTGAAACTGAGGAGGAGAGAGAGGTCAGAGATAGAAAAGCATTTCTGCTTCACAATCTGTTTCTTGACACCTCAATATCTAAGGCTGTTGCGGCTATAAACCATGTAATAACATCCAAGTTGAAGTGTTCTCCGGGTTCAATCGTGCATGAGGATTATGTAGGGGACCTATCCATTGTAGTCAAACGTGATGCCGCAGACACTATCCTTAAGCATGATGATAGTAAGCAGGAGGAGCAAGCACAGAAGAATTTACTCAAAGGATTGACTGCAGATGAGAATGTATTTGTGCAT GATACTGCTTCGTTGACTGTTGTTGTTGTACAGCTCTGCGGATACACTGCAACGGTGAGGGTTGTGGGTGATACCAACATGAGCAAGTCTGAACCTCAAGATATTGAAATAGATGATCAGCAAGATGGTGAGGTTAATGCTCTCAATATCAGCAG TTTGAGGCTACTGCTTCATCACCAGTCTGCAGTTGATGCTGATCAATTGGAAGGGTCTGTGACATCTCTATCAAATTTGGGTGATTCTGATTCTTCTAAATATCTAGTTCGGAAGAAGGTTCAAGAATCCTTGGAAAAGTTAAAGGAGGAGGCAGTTCTTCCTAAAAGGTCCATTCGATGGGAACTTGGTTCCAGTTGGATACAGCATCTGCAGAAACAGGAAATATCAAAAGATAATATTTCCAAAAAAGATAGTGGCAATGAAACTGCACAAAATATTAATGGTCTTGGAAAGAAGTTTAAATCATTGAAGAGGAGGGAAAAGGAAGAAACCAGTATAGGTGGTACAGATTTGACAGGCCCAAATGATTACCAACTTGTGCATGTGAACGGGTCATCTGATAAAGTTGAAGCAATCACTgatgatttagaaaattttactGAGTTGAAGAAACTTCTTTCTCACACAGCATTTTTGCATCTTAAG AAAGTTGACGAGCTGATTACCATGGCACATGATTATTATGATGAAATCGCTTTGCCAAAGCTG GTTATGGAGTTTGGTTCGCTTGAGATTTCCCCGGTTGATGGCCGCACACTAACGGATTTTATGCATTTAAGAGGAATACAGATGGCATCATTGGGTGAAGTG GTAAAACTAGCAGTGGATCTCCCACACATTCAATCACTTTGTATCCATGAGATGGTTACACGAGCTTTCAAGCATTTACTTAAAGCAGTAATTGCCTCAGTTGATTATGTGGAAGACTTATCTTCAGTCATTGCATCAACGTTGAATTTCTTATTTGGAGGCTTCCAAATGAGGCCGTCTGACCAAACAAATCTGAGTGATGATCATTATCTCAGAATTGAGTGGCTCCGTGTAGTTATATCCAAAAAATTTGGATGGACATTAAACGATGAGTTTCAGCAGTTGAGGAAATTATCAGTTCTCAGAGGGCTCTGTCACAAG GTTGGATTGGAGTTGGTTACGAGGGATTATGACTTGGATTCTCCCATGCCCTTCAAGAAATATGATATTATCAGCATGGTTCCTGTTTGCAAG CATGTAACATGCTTCTCCGTAGATGGACGCAATTTGTTAGAATCAGCCAAAATTGCTGTCGATAAAGGAAAGAATGTGGAAGCTGTACATTATGGAATAAAG GCATTGGTGAAGATGATGGCTGTTTGCGGTACCTATAATCGAATTACTGCAAGTGCCTATAATCTTTTAGCTGTGGTTCTTTACCAAGCCGGTTATGGTAATCAG GCCACAATATATCAGCAAAAAGCAGTTGATATAAATGAGAGGGAGCTTGGGCTTGATCATCCTGACACAATAAAAAGCTATGGGGACCTTTCTGTCTTTTACTATCGTATGCAACAATACGAGCTCGCTTTGAA GTATATAAATCGTACcttattccttcttcattttacCTGTGGACTGTTTCATCCAAACACTGCAGCGGCTTATATAAACGTGGCTATGGTGGAAGAGGCTATAGGAAATAATGATCTGGCACTCCGGTACATACATGAAGCTCTTAAATGCAACATTAGATTATTAGGACCAGATCATATACAGACTGCTACATGCTATCATGCCATAGCCATAGCTCTTTCTTATATGGAAGCATATTCTCTTAGTGTGCAACATGAGCAAACCAATCTTGAGATACTTCAAAAGAAGCTTGGATCAGAAGATATTCGTACACAG GAAGCAGCTGCATGTCTTGAATTTTTACAATCAAAAGCTCTAGAGCAGCAAGAAGCTGGCAAAAGTGGAAGTTCAAAGTCAGATGCATCCATTGCAAGTAAAGGTCACCTTAG TGTGTCAGATCTTCTGGATTTTATAAGTCCCGAGCTTGATTCCAATAGAAATGAACATGCTCAGAGAAAACAGCAGCGTGGGAAG ATACTTCTACCAATAAGTGACCAAAACCTTCAACGTGAAGATGCACCAAGCAATGTGGGTGTTGTCTATGATGGCTTGGAATATGCTACTGGTATGGCAGAAAACAAAACAGAAGAAAGATCTGGCATGGTGGATTATGAGATTCTCAACAAAAATGGCAATAATGTCCCTATGTATAGTCCACCAGTGTCAAGTGAATCTATTCACCAGGAGGAGATATCATCAGATGAAGGCTGGCAAGAAGCCAATTCAAAAGGGCGATCTGGGAACACTGCGAATAGCAAGTTTGGCCGCAGAGGATCTCATCTCTCAAAGCTGAGCACTACTGTTATCAGGAAAAGTCCACAGAAATCAAGTTCAAGATTCCTCTCAAAAATATTATCTTCATCTAGGCAATCGAAGCCTGAAAACTTAGCTTTCAAAGAAGATTCTACCGGTCAACTAAGTCCAACAAAACCTACTAGAGCCAAAAGTTCTGGTAGCCCAGCAGCTCTGAGCTTTATGGCTTCAAAGTCCATATCTTACAAAGAAGTGGCTGTGGCACCTCCAGGTACAGTTTTGAAGCCCTTGTTAGAGAAAATTATAGTAAATACCGATAATGTAACAAAGGGAGATTATTGCCAAGGTGAAAGCCAACACGAGAAGTCTTCATCAGAAGCTGAGGAGGTTTCCGTTGCTTCTGATGATGCAAGACATACACAAAAAAATGCTAGCAAGATTTCAGCTGCAGCCAAACCATTCAATCCATCATCAGGAACACTGTCCATACTTGACCATTCAGATTCAGGTTCTGTGACAAACTTACATGATGCCAATGCTAATCAAGGCATGCATGTGGAAACCAGGGACAGGAGTGGATACGGGGATACAAGAAGAATCATGAATCCACATGCACCAGAGTTTGTTCCCAGAAATGCATTGCAAATGGAAACCACTGCTAATGTCAGTAAGGCAGAGATAGCAAGGCAGATACTGTTTAGCTTGCTTGTCAAGTCAGCTCAGCAAAATAATGATTCTTTTGCTGAATGTAATGATGAAAATAATGATTCTTTTGCTGAATGTAATGATGAAAAGAATGCGGTGATGCCTCATTCgactgagaaagaaaaagaaattgacaTGAGTAAGCAAAAGAATGGAGATGGTGAAGGATTTACAGTtgtgaagaggaggagaagaagcagGAACAAGTTCACAGATGGATTGTATAGCCAGCAGAGTCCCATATGTGCTTCGGTCCTTTAA
- the LOC112701699 gene encoding VQ motif-containing protein 11-like → MHIHRGSSSYSWDAARIGNTTFVQADPSNFREVVQKLTGAPKKKAAAASFKLQERRHAYAAKKLELTIGGLSERPPFFTDATTPSSSSVSSASPVSPLQMEMEDRVIAHKGFYLLPSPSSSHHYRHTTPQLLSLFPLHNNQTNSH, encoded by the coding sequence atgCATATACATAGAGGAAGCTCGTCCTACAGTTGGGATGCAGCAAGAATAGGGAACACGACGTTCGTGCAAGCAGATCCATCAAACTTCAGGGAAGTGGTGCAGAAACTCACCGGAGCACCGAAGAAGAAAGCAGCAGCAGCAAGCTTCAAGCTACAGGAGAGGCGCCACGCCTACGCCGCAAAGAAGCTAGAGCTCACCATAGGCGGCCTCTCAGAAAGGCCACCTTTCTTCACCGACGCCActactccatcatcatcatccgtATCGTCGGCGTCCCCCGTGTCTCCTCTGCAAATGGAAATGGAAGACAGAGTCATAGCTCACAAAGGCTTCTACTTActgccttctccttcttcttctcatcaTTATCGTCACACCACTCCTCAGTTACTCTCCCTCTTTCCTTTGCATAATAACCAAACCAATTCTCACTAA
- the LOC112703771 gene encoding protein REDUCED CHLOROPLAST COVERAGE 3 isoform X1, whose product MAPRSGKGKSNKAKASKKKKEDKAIIEPSLVDIIVVTPYDSQVVLKGVSTDKIIDVRRLLAQNVETCHFTNYSLSHQVKGPRLNDRIQVVTLKPCFLRMVEEDYREESQAVEHVRRLLDIVSCTTRFSKPKPNHKPKKNGKAQLDNNIISSSPDKPNGGNGGGRRALHPAPMLSTFYDFFSFSHLSPPILHLKRRELKNADERREGDYFELQIKICNGKVVEVVASEKGFYSLGKRSLRTHSLLHLLQHLTRAFANAYGALMKAFLARNKFGNLPLGLRANTWLLPPSTWNYPADEDEYCGGQGRNGQHDLRPWAKEFATLACLPCETEEEREVRDRKAFLLHNLFLDTSISKAVAAINHVITSKLKCSPGSIVHEDYVGDLSIVVKRDAADTILKHDDSKQEEQAQKNLLKGLTADENVFVHDTASLTVVVVQLCGYTATVRVVGDTNMSKSEPQDIEIDDQQDGEVNALNISSLRLLLHHQSAVDADQLEGSVTSLSNLGDSDSSKYLVRKKVQESLEKLKEEAVLPKRSIRWELGSSWIQHLQKQEISKDNISKKDSGNETAQNINGLGKKFKSLKRREKEETSIGGTDLTGPNDYQLVHVNGSSDKVEAITDDLENFTELKKLLSHTAFLHLKVSGTGLHSKKVDELITMAHDYYDEIALPKLVMEFGSLEISPVDGRTLTDFMHLRGIQMASLGEVVKLAVDLPHIQSLCIHEMVTRAFKHLLKAVIASVDYVEDLSSVIASTLNFLFGGFQMRPSDQTNLSDDHYLRIEWLRVVISKKFGWTLNDEFQQLRKLSVLRGLCHKVGLELVTRDYDLDSPMPFKKYDIISMVPVCKHVTCFSVDGRNLLESAKIAVDKGKNVEAVHYGIKALVKMMAVCGTYNRITASAYNLLAVVLYQAGYGNQATIYQQKAVDINERELGLDHPDTIKSYGDLSVFYYRMQQYELALKYINRTLFLLHFTCGLFHPNTAAAYINVAMVEEAIGNNDLALRYIHEALKCNIRLLGPDHIQTATCYHAIAIALSYMEAYSLSVQHEQTNLEILQKKLGSEDIRTQEAAACLEFLQSKALEQQEAGKSGSSKSDASIASKGHLSVSDLLDFISPELDSNRNEHAQRKQQRGKILLPISDQNLQREDAPSNVGVVYDGLEYATGMAENKTEERSGMVDYEILNKNGNNVPMYSPPVSSESIHQEEISSDEGWQEANSKGRSGNTANSKFGRRGSHLSKLSTTVIRKSPQKSSSRFLSKILSSSRQSKPENLAFKEDSTGQLSPTKPTRAKSSGSPAALSFMASKSISYKEVAVAPPGTVLKPLLEKIIVNTDNVTKGDYCQGESQHEKSSSEAEEVSVASDDARHTQKNASKISAAAKPFNPSSGTLSILDHSDSGSVTNLHDANANQGMHVETRDRSGYGDTRRIMNPHAPEFVPRNALQMETTANVSKAEIARQILFSLLVKSAQQNNDSFAECNDENNDSFAECNDEKNAVMPHSTEKEKEIDMSKQKNGDGEGFTVVKRRRRSRNKFTDGLYSQQSPICASVL is encoded by the exons ATGGCCCCCAGATCAGGGAAAGGGAAATCTAACAAAGCTAAGGCctcgaagaagaaaaaggaagataaaG CAATAATAGAGCCTTCCTTAGTTGACATAATTGTGGTCACCCCATATGACTCACAAGTTGTTCTCAAG GGTGTATCTACTGATAAGATAATTGATGTGAGAAGGTTGCTTGCTCAGAATGTGGAGACATGCCACTTTACCAATTATTCTCTATCACACCAG GTGAAGGGGCCGAGACTAAATGACAGAATACAAGTTGTCACTTTGAAGCCATGCTTTCTGAGAATGGTTGAGG AGGATTATAGAGAGGAGTCCCAAGCAGTTGAACACGTGCGCCGACTATTGGATATCGTTTCGTGCACAACAAGGTTCTCCAAGCCCAAACCCAACCACAAGCCCAAGAAGAATGGAAAGGCCCAATTAGACAACAACATCATTTCCAGCTCACCGGACAAACCCAACGGCGGCAACGGCGGCGGCAGGCGTGCCCTCCACCCAGCGCCGATGCTCTCAACATTCTACGACTTCTTCTCATTCTCTCACCTCTCTCCTCCCATTTTAC ATTTGAAGAGGCGTGAGCTGAAGAATGCAGATGAAAGACGTGAGGGAGACTACTTTGAACTTCAG ATTAAGATATGCAATGGGAAGGTAGTAGAGGTGGTTGCATCAGAGAAAGGGTTCTACTCTCTTGGAAAGCGCTCCCTTCGGACCCACTCTTTACTTCATCTTCTCCAACACCTCACCAGAGCTTTCGCTAAC GCATATGGCGCTCTCATGAAAGCTTTTCTTGCACGCAATAAG TTTGGGAATCTTCCACTTGGGTTGCGAGCTAATACATGGCTTCTCCCTCCATCTACTTGGAACTATCCTGCTGATGAGGATGAATACTGTGGCGGTCAGGGGCGAAATGGTCAACATGATCTTAGGCCATGGGCTAAAGAGTTTGCTACTCTGGCTTGTCTTCCTTGTGAAACTGAGGAGGAGAGAGAGGTCAGAGATAGAAAAGCATTTCTGCTTCACAATCTGTTTCTTGACACCTCAATATCTAAGGCTGTTGCGGCTATAAACCATGTAATAACATCCAAGTTGAAGTGTTCTCCGGGTTCAATCGTGCATGAGGATTATGTAGGGGACCTATCCATTGTAGTCAAACGTGATGCCGCAGACACTATCCTTAAGCATGATGATAGTAAGCAGGAGGAGCAAGCACAGAAGAATTTACTCAAAGGATTGACTGCAGATGAGAATGTATTTGTGCAT GATACTGCTTCGTTGACTGTTGTTGTTGTACAGCTCTGCGGATACACTGCAACGGTGAGGGTTGTGGGTGATACCAACATGAGCAAGTCTGAACCTCAAGATATTGAAATAGATGATCAGCAAGATGGTGAGGTTAATGCTCTCAATATCAGCAG TTTGAGGCTACTGCTTCATCACCAGTCTGCAGTTGATGCTGATCAATTGGAAGGGTCTGTGACATCTCTATCAAATTTGGGTGATTCTGATTCTTCTAAATATCTAGTTCGGAAGAAGGTTCAAGAATCCTTGGAAAAGTTAAAGGAGGAGGCAGTTCTTCCTAAAAGGTCCATTCGATGGGAACTTGGTTCCAGTTGGATACAGCATCTGCAGAAACAGGAAATATCAAAAGATAATATTTCCAAAAAAGATAGTGGCAATGAAACTGCACAAAATATTAATGGTCTTGGAAAGAAGTTTAAATCATTGAAGAGGAGGGAAAAGGAAGAAACCAGTATAGGTGGTACAGATTTGACAGGCCCAAATGATTACCAACTTGTGCATGTGAACGGGTCATCTGATAAAGTTGAAGCAATCACTgatgatttagaaaattttactGAGTTGAAGAAACTTCTTTCTCACACAGCATTTTTGCATCTTAAGGTATCTGGTACTGGTCTTCACTCAAAG AAAGTTGACGAGCTGATTACCATGGCACATGATTATTATGATGAAATCGCTTTGCCAAAGCTG GTTATGGAGTTTGGTTCGCTTGAGATTTCCCCGGTTGATGGCCGCACACTAACGGATTTTATGCATTTAAGAGGAATACAGATGGCATCATTGGGTGAAGTG GTAAAACTAGCAGTGGATCTCCCACACATTCAATCACTTTGTATCCATGAGATGGTTACACGAGCTTTCAAGCATTTACTTAAAGCAGTAATTGCCTCAGTTGATTATGTGGAAGACTTATCTTCAGTCATTGCATCAACGTTGAATTTCTTATTTGGAGGCTTCCAAATGAGGCCGTCTGACCAAACAAATCTGAGTGATGATCATTATCTCAGAATTGAGTGGCTCCGTGTAGTTATATCCAAAAAATTTGGATGGACATTAAACGATGAGTTTCAGCAGTTGAGGAAATTATCAGTTCTCAGAGGGCTCTGTCACAAG GTTGGATTGGAGTTGGTTACGAGGGATTATGACTTGGATTCTCCCATGCCCTTCAAGAAATATGATATTATCAGCATGGTTCCTGTTTGCAAG CATGTAACATGCTTCTCCGTAGATGGACGCAATTTGTTAGAATCAGCCAAAATTGCTGTCGATAAAGGAAAGAATGTGGAAGCTGTACATTATGGAATAAAG GCATTGGTGAAGATGATGGCTGTTTGCGGTACCTATAATCGAATTACTGCAAGTGCCTATAATCTTTTAGCTGTGGTTCTTTACCAAGCCGGTTATGGTAATCAG GCCACAATATATCAGCAAAAAGCAGTTGATATAAATGAGAGGGAGCTTGGGCTTGATCATCCTGACACAATAAAAAGCTATGGGGACCTTTCTGTCTTTTACTATCGTATGCAACAATACGAGCTCGCTTTGAA GTATATAAATCGTACcttattccttcttcattttacCTGTGGACTGTTTCATCCAAACACTGCAGCGGCTTATATAAACGTGGCTATGGTGGAAGAGGCTATAGGAAATAATGATCTGGCACTCCGGTACATACATGAAGCTCTTAAATGCAACATTAGATTATTAGGACCAGATCATATACAGACTGCTACATGCTATCATGCCATAGCCATAGCTCTTTCTTATATGGAAGCATATTCTCTTAGTGTGCAACATGAGCAAACCAATCTTGAGATACTTCAAAAGAAGCTTGGATCAGAAGATATTCGTACACAG GAAGCAGCTGCATGTCTTGAATTTTTACAATCAAAAGCTCTAGAGCAGCAAGAAGCTGGCAAAAGTGGAAGTTCAAAGTCAGATGCATCCATTGCAAGTAAAGGTCACCTTAG TGTGTCAGATCTTCTGGATTTTATAAGTCCCGAGCTTGATTCCAATAGAAATGAACATGCTCAGAGAAAACAGCAGCGTGGGAAG ATACTTCTACCAATAAGTGACCAAAACCTTCAACGTGAAGATGCACCAAGCAATGTGGGTGTTGTCTATGATGGCTTGGAATATGCTACTGGTATGGCAGAAAACAAAACAGAAGAAAGATCTGGCATGGTGGATTATGAGATTCTCAACAAAAATGGCAATAATGTCCCTATGTATAGTCCACCAGTGTCAAGTGAATCTATTCACCAGGAGGAGATATCATCAGATGAAGGCTGGCAAGAAGCCAATTCAAAAGGGCGATCTGGGAACACTGCGAATAGCAAGTTTGGCCGCAGAGGATCTCATCTCTCAAAGCTGAGCACTACTGTTATCAGGAAAAGTCCACAGAAATCAAGTTCAAGATTCCTCTCAAAAATATTATCTTCATCTAGGCAATCGAAGCCTGAAAACTTAGCTTTCAAAGAAGATTCTACCGGTCAACTAAGTCCAACAAAACCTACTAGAGCCAAAAGTTCTGGTAGCCCAGCAGCTCTGAGCTTTATGGCTTCAAAGTCCATATCTTACAAAGAAGTGGCTGTGGCACCTCCAGGTACAGTTTTGAAGCCCTTGTTAGAGAAAATTATAGTAAATACCGATAATGTAACAAAGGGAGATTATTGCCAAGGTGAAAGCCAACACGAGAAGTCTTCATCAGAAGCTGAGGAGGTTTCCGTTGCTTCTGATGATGCAAGACATACACAAAAAAATGCTAGCAAGATTTCAGCTGCAGCCAAACCATTCAATCCATCATCAGGAACACTGTCCATACTTGACCATTCAGATTCAGGTTCTGTGACAAACTTACATGATGCCAATGCTAATCAAGGCATGCATGTGGAAACCAGGGACAGGAGTGGATACGGGGATACAAGAAGAATCATGAATCCACATGCACCAGAGTTTGTTCCCAGAAATGCATTGCAAATGGAAACCACTGCTAATGTCAGTAAGGCAGAGATAGCAAGGCAGATACTGTTTAGCTTGCTTGTCAAGTCAGCTCAGCAAAATAATGATTCTTTTGCTGAATGTAATGATGAAAATAATGATTCTTTTGCTGAATGTAATGATGAAAAGAATGCGGTGATGCCTCATTCgactgagaaagaaaaagaaattgacaTGAGTAAGCAAAAGAATGGAGATGGTGAAGGATTTACAGTtgtgaagaggaggagaagaagcagGAACAAGTTCACAGATGGATTGTATAGCCAGCAGAGTCCCATATGTGCTTCGGTCCTTTAA